In Lacrimispora indolis DSM 755, a genomic segment contains:
- a CDS encoding VOC family protein: MITFNHFNFNVLDLEKSLKFYKDALGLTPVREKTAADGSFRLVFLGDGKSDFTLELTYLTERKEPYNLGECEFHLAFQADDYESCYKKHKEMGIICFENPAMGIYFISDPDGYWIEIIPPK, encoded by the coding sequence ATGATTACATTTAACCACTTTAATTTTAATGTACTTGATCTGGAAAAGAGCTTAAAATTCTATAAGGATGCGCTGGGGCTTACCCCTGTGAGGGAAAAAACAGCGGCAGACGGTTCCTTCCGGCTGGTGTTTTTAGGCGATGGAAAAAGTGATTTCACTCTGGAACTGACCTATTTAACAGAACGAAAAGAGCCTTATAACCTGGGAGAATGTGAATTTCATCTGGCATTTCAGGCTGATGATTACGAAAGCTGCTATAAAAAGCATAAGGAAATGGGGATTATCTGCTTTGAAAACCCGGCCATGGGAATTTATTTCATCAGCGATCCCGACGGCTACTGGATCGAGATCATTCCCCCAAAATAA
- the trmD gene encoding tRNA (guanosine(37)-N1)-methyltransferase TrmD: protein MNYHILTLFPEMVQNGLHTSIIGRAAEKGLLSIEAIDIREYSTDKHRHVDDYPYGGGAGMVMQPMPICEAYDDLCEKIGKKPRAIYMTPQGRVFNQKIAEELAKEEDLVFLCGHYEGIDERALELIATDYLSIGDYVLTGGELPAMVMIDCISRLIPGVLNNETSAEFESFHDNLLEYPQYTRPEEYRGLRVPEILLSGHHKNIDIWRREQSIKRTLERRPDLLADASLSKKEAEYLKKLENEMEKRE, encoded by the coding sequence ATGAATTATCACATATTAACCCTGTTTCCTGAGATGGTTCAAAACGGCCTTCATACCAGCATCATCGGGAGAGCGGCGGAAAAGGGCCTCTTATCCATTGAAGCCATTGATATCCGGGAATATTCCACGGACAAGCACCGTCATGTGGATGATTATCCTTATGGCGGAGGAGCCGGAATGGTCATGCAGCCCATGCCCATCTGTGAGGCATATGATGACTTGTGTGAGAAGATCGGAAAAAAGCCCAGGGCCATTTATATGACTCCCCAGGGAAGGGTTTTTAATCAGAAGATCGCGGAGGAACTGGCAAAGGAAGAGGACCTTGTTTTCCTATGCGGACATTATGAAGGTATCGATGAGAGAGCTTTGGAGCTGATTGCCACGGATTATCTTTCCATTGGTGACTATGTACTCACAGGAGGCGAGCTTCCGGCCATGGTCATGATCGACTGCATTTCCAGACTGATTCCCGGCGTCTTAAACAACGAGACTTCTGCTGAATTTGAATCCTTCCATGATAATCTTCTGGAATATCCCCAGTACACCAGACCGGAAGAGTACAGGGGACTTCGGGTTCCTGAAATCCTTTTATCCGGGCATCATAAGAATATTGATATCTGGCGGAGAGAACAGTCCATAAAACGGACCCTGGAACGCAGGCCGGACCTTCTGGCTGATGCCAGCCTGTCAAAAAAAGAGGCAGAATATTTAAAAAAACTTGAAAATGAGATGGAAAAACGGGAATGA
- a CDS encoding ECF transporter S component: protein MSKTNDRIYKVALTGLFAAMSYVVFTFLQFKITLPGGDATSIHLGNAVCVLGALLIGGLYGGLGGAIGMTIGDLFDPVYVVYAPKTFILKLCIGLITGFLAHKIGRIQESTDKKHILTWTIAAAAGGLLFNVIFDPLIGYYYKLLILGKPAAELALAWNVLSTSINAVTSTIVSVIIYMPLRDGLVRSGLLSKIY from the coding sequence ATGAGTAAAACAAATGACAGGATTTATAAAGTTGCGCTGACAGGACTGTTTGCAGCCATGTCTTATGTAGTATTTACATTCCTGCAATTTAAGATCACGCTTCCGGGAGGAGATGCCACCTCCATTCATCTGGGGAATGCGGTCTGCGTTCTGGGAGCGCTTTTGATCGGCGGGTTATACGGCGGTTTAGGCGGCGCCATCGGCATGACCATAGGAGATCTCTTTGACCCGGTTTATGTGGTATATGCACCGAAGACCTTTATCCTTAAGCTTTGCATCGGCCTGATTACCGGATTTTTGGCTCATAAAATCGGCAGGATTCAGGAATCCACTGATAAAAAGCATATCCTGACCTGGACCATTGCAGCCGCAGCAGGAGGTCTTTTGTTCAATGTGATTTTTGATCCCCTGATCGGTTACTATTATAAGCTTCTGATTCTGGGAAAACCGGCGGCAGAGCTGGCGCTGGCATGGAACGTTTTATCAACCTCCATTAATGCCGTGACTTCCACCATTGTGTCCGTCATCATTTACATGCCCCTTCGGGATGGCTTGGTCAGATCCGGACTGTTATCAAAAATTTATTAG
- the ylqF gene encoding ribosome biogenesis GTPase YlqF has product MNIQWYPGHMTKAKRAMKEDIKLIDLIIELVDARVPLSSRNPDIDELGAGKARMVLLNKSDLADERCNSAWESYFEAKGCHVVKVNSKSGAGLKQINGVVQEACKEKIERDRRRGILNRPVRAMVVGIPNVGKSTFINSFAGKACAKTGNRPGVTKGNQWIRLNKSLELLDTPGILWPKFEDQQVGLKLALIGSVNDEILNKDELAMELIRFLTREYPHVLSEKYGIKSEDVLEGLKQVARVRACLAKGGELDLMKASNLLIDDFRNGRLGRMTLERPAE; this is encoded by the coding sequence ATGAATATACAATGGTATCCAGGTCATATGACCAAAGCCAAAAGGGCTATGAAAGAAGATATTAAATTAATTGATCTGATAATAGAGCTGGTGGATGCAAGAGTCCCTTTAAGCAGCCGGAATCCTGATATTGATGAATTAGGAGCCGGAAAGGCGCGCATGGTTCTGCTTAATAAATCCGATCTTGCAGATGAACGCTGCAACAGCGCATGGGAGTCTTATTTTGAAGCAAAAGGCTGCCACGTTGTTAAGGTGAATTCAAAAAGCGGAGCAGGTCTTAAGCAGATCAATGGTGTTGTTCAGGAGGCTTGCAAAGAGAAAATTGAGCGTGACCGCAGAAGAGGGATTTTAAACCGCCCGGTGCGGGCAATGGTGGTAGGAATCCCCAACGTGGGAAAATCTACCTTTATCAACTCCTTTGCAGGAAAAGCGTGTGCGAAAACAGGAAACAGGCCAGGCGTGACAAAAGGAAACCAATGGATCAGGCTGAATAAAAGCCTGGAGCTCCTTGATACTCCCGGAATCCTGTGGCCGAAATTTGAGGACCAGCAGGTAGGACTTAAGCTCGCTCTCATTGGATCCGTCAATGACGAGATACTGAATAAGGATGAACTTGCCATGGAACTCATCCGTTTCCTGACAAGAGAATATCCCCATGTTCTTTCTGAGAAATATGGCATAAAATCAGAAGATGTGCTGGAGGGATTAAAACAGGTGGCTCGGGTCAGAGCCTGTCTTGCAAAGGGCGGGGAGCTGGATTTAATGAAGGCTTCCAACCTTCTGATTGATGATTTCAGGAACGGAAGGCTGGGGCGGATGACTCTGGAGCGTCCTGCGGAATAG
- the ylxM gene encoding YlxM family DNA-binding protein — MERIARQGLLYDFYGALLTEHQRHIYEDVVFYDLSLSEIAEEQGISRQGVHDLIKRCDKILEGYEEKLHLVKKFEQTKKLAREIQSLTKEFADRSDMNLIRRIEEISGEIIELEAH; from the coding sequence ATGGAAAGGATTGCAAGACAAGGCTTACTATATGATTTCTACGGCGCTCTTTTAACGGAGCATCAAAGGCATATTTATGAAGATGTGGTTTTCTATGACCTTTCTTTAAGTGAGATCGCAGAAGAACAGGGAATCAGCCGTCAGGGTGTTCATGACCTCATTAAACGGTGTGATAAGATCCTGGAAGGTTATGAAGAAAAGCTTCATCTGGTAAAAAAGTTTGAACAGACAAAAAAACTGGCCAGAGAGATTCAGAGTTTGACAAAAGAGTTTGCCGACAGGTCAGACATGAATCTGATCCGTCGCATCGAGGAGATATCGGGCGAAATCATCGAGCTGGAAGCTCATTAG
- the rpsP gene encoding 30S ribosomal protein S16, whose translation MAVKMRLKRMGQKKAPFYRIVVADSRSPRDGRFIEEVGYYDPTTEPSVIKFNEENAKKWLTAGAQPTEVVSKLLKIAGIQ comes from the coding sequence ATGGCAGTAAAAATGAGATTAAAAAGAATGGGTCAGAAAAAGGCTCCTTTCTATAGAATTGTAGTTGCAGATTCCAGATCTCCAAGAGATGGCAGATTCATCGAAGAGGTTGGTTACTATGATCCTACCACAGAACCAAGCGTAATCAAGTTTAATGAGGAGAACGCTAAGAAGTGGTTAACAGCAGGTGCTCAGCCAACCGAAGTTGTAAGCAAGCTTTTAAAGATCGCCGGTATCCAGTAG
- the lepB gene encoding signal peptidase I — protein sequence MDFYHSEDNNKLRHVVNWIVDIVVVIAFAWFLVYAYGTQIPIAGHSMLPLLTSDDVVLMDRLVYDFSHPNRFDVVVFQREDQKMNVKRVIGLPGETVQIKNDEIYIDGEKLKEPAGPGRISLAGLAEKPVKLGDDEYFLLGDNRDSSEDSRFANIGNVSRGQIQGKVWFRILPFVKMELIRSK from the coding sequence ATGGATTTCTATCACAGTGAAGATAATAATAAGCTCCGGCATGTAGTCAACTGGATCGTTGACATTGTTGTGGTGATCGCATTTGCATGGTTTCTGGTCTATGCTTATGGAACACAGATCCCGATTGCAGGTCATTCCATGCTCCCTCTTCTTACCTCGGATGATGTGGTTTTAATGGACCGTCTGGTCTATGATTTTAGCCATCCCAACCGGTTTGATGTGGTAGTATTTCAAAGAGAAGACCAGAAAATGAACGTAAAGCGGGTCATCGGCCTGCCTGGGGAAACCGTGCAGATAAAAAACGATGAAATCTATATTGACGGCGAAAAGCTTAAGGAACCTGCAGGTCCTGGCCGCATTTCCCTGGCAGGGCTTGCGGAAAAGCCGGTCAAGCTTGGAGATGATGAATATTTCCTGCTGGGTGACAACAGAGACAGCAGTGAAGACAGCCGCTTTGCCAATATCGGAAATGTAAGCAGAGGCCAGATCCAGGGAAAGGTATGGTTCCGGATTCTGCCGTTTGTAAAAATGGAACTAATTCGTTCGAAGTAG
- the rimM gene encoding ribosome maturation factor RimM (Essential for efficient processing of 16S rRNA), with translation MENLLRVGVISSTHGVRGEVKVYPTTDDVNRFKDLKNVILDAGRERMELEIQGVKFFKNMVILKFKGYDSIDDIEKYKGKDLLITRDQAVELGPDENFIVDLIGLRVVTEDGKDFGILTDVIKTGANDVYEVKTTEGKEVLLPAIRECVLNVDLTEGLVTVHIMDGLLD, from the coding sequence ATGGAGAATTTGTTAAGAGTTGGCGTAATTTCATCCACCCATGGGGTGAGAGGAGAAGTAAAGGTTTATCCAACTACAGATGATGTAAACCGTTTTAAAGACTTAAAGAATGTGATCCTGGATGCCGGACGGGAACGTATGGAACTGGAAATCCAGGGCGTAAAATTTTTTAAGAATATGGTAATCCTTAAATTTAAAGGATATGATTCCATTGATGACATTGAAAAATACAAGGGAAAAGACCTGCTTATTACCAGGGATCAGGCCGTAGAGCTGGGACCGGATGAAAATTTCATTGTTGATCTGATCGGGCTTCGTGTAGTCACCGAGGATGGGAAGGACTTTGGAATCCTGACCGATGTGATTAAGACCGGAGCCAATGACGTTTACGAAGTAAAAACGACAGAAGGGAAGGAAGTCCTGCTTCCGGCAATCAGGGAATGTGTGCTGAATGTGGATTTGACAGAAGGTCTTGTTACGGTTCACATCATGGACGGGCTTCTGGATTAA
- the rplS gene encoding 50S ribosomal protein L19 — protein MNEIIKNIEAAQLKQAVPQFCVGDTVKVYNKIKEGTRERIQIFEGTVIKRQNGGARETFTVRKNSNGIGVEKTWPLHSPSVDNIEVVRKGKVRRAKLYYLRDRVGKAAKVKESVK, from the coding sequence ATGAACGAAATTATTAAGAATATTGAAGCAGCACAGTTAAAGCAGGCAGTTCCGCAGTTCTGCGTTGGCGATACCGTTAAGGTATACAACAAGATCAAAGAGGGAACCCGCGAAAGAATTCAGATTTTCGAAGGAACCGTTATTAAAAGACAGAATGGCGGCGCCAGAGAGACATTTACCGTAAGAAAGAATTCTAACGGCATTGGTGTTGAGAAGACCTGGCCATTACATTCCCCTTCCGTAGACAACATTGAAGTTGTAAGAAAGGGTAAAGTAAGAAGAGCAAAACTGTATTACTTAAGAGACAGAGTTGGTAAGGCCGCCAAGGTTAAAGAATCAGTTAAATAA
- a CDS encoding ribonuclease HII yields MRKLTEEKLQEERERLEKMKEFERRYGDHVLVCGIDEAGRGPLAGPVVAGAAILPRDCEILYLNDSKKLSEKRREALFTEIMEKASSFAVGVVGADRIDEINILQATYEAMRQAISKLDAEPEVFLNDAVTIPGIAASQVPIIKGDSKSVSIAAASILAKVTRDHMMEEYDKLFPEYGFAKHKGYGTAAHIKALKEIGPCPIHRRSFIKNFVD; encoded by the coding sequence ATGAGAAAATTAACAGAAGAAAAGCTTCAGGAAGAACGGGAACGCCTGGAGAAAATGAAAGAGTTTGAACGCCGGTATGGAGATCATGTACTGGTTTGCGGCATAGATGAAGCTGGCAGGGGGCCGCTGGCAGGACCGGTGGTGGCAGGTGCGGCGATCCTTCCAAGGGACTGTGAGATCCTTTATTTGAATGATTCAAAAAAGCTGTCTGAGAAACGGAGAGAAGCTCTGTTTACAGAGATTATGGAAAAAGCCTCCTCTTTTGCAGTGGGTGTCGTGGGAGCGGACAGGATTGACGAAATAAATATCCTGCAGGCAACCTATGAGGCTATGAGGCAGGCTATAAGCAAATTGGATGCAGAGCCGGAAGTTTTTTTAAACGATGCAGTTACGATTCCGGGCATTGCTGCTTCCCAGGTGCCCATTATTAAGGGAGATTCCAAAAGTGTGTCCATTGCTGCTGCAAGCATTTTAGCAAAAGTTACCAGGGATCATATGATGGAAGAGTATGACAAATTGTTTCCGGAATATGGTTTTGCCAAGCACAAAGGGTATGGGACGGCTGCCCATATAAAGGCATTAAAGGAAATTGGCCCATGCCCCATTCACAGGCGCAGCTTTATAAAGAACTTTGTGGATTGA
- a CDS encoding KH domain-containing protein, producing the protein MKELVEVIARALVDNPDQVAVTETVKEDEIILELTVAPSDMGKVIGKQGRIAKAIRSVVKAAASKEDKKVTVDIQ; encoded by the coding sequence ATGAAGGAATTAGTAGAAGTAATTGCAAGAGCACTGGTTGATAATCCGGATCAGGTTGCTGTTACTGAAACCGTAAAAGAGGATGAAATCATCCTTGAACTTACGGTAGCACCTTCCGATATGGGTAAGGTAATCGGCAAGCAGGGCAGGATCGCAAAGGCCATCCGCTCTGTTGTAAAAGCAGCAGCTTCCAAAGAAGACAAAAAGGTTACTGTAGATATCCAGTAA
- the serS gene encoding serine--tRNA ligase: MLDLKFVRENPEIVKENIKNKFQDSKLPLVDEVVELDEKNRAAKQEGDALRAERNKLSKQIGALMGQGKKEEAEEMKKKVTDASEHLAKLEETEHELEERIKKIMMTIPNIIDPSVPIGKDDSENVEVERYGEPVVPEFDIPYHTEIMESFDGIDLDSARKVAGNGFYYLMGDIARLHSSVISYARDFMINRGFTYCIPPFMIRSEVVTGVMSFAEMDAMMYKIEGEDLYLIGTSEHSMIGKFIDTILPEGKLPQTLTSYSPCFRKEKGAHGLEERGVYRIHQFEKQEMIVVCKPEESMDWYEKLWQNTVDLFRTLDIPVRTLECCSGDLADLKVKSVDVEAWSPRQKKYFEVGSCSNLGDAQARRLKIRVAGDDGKKYFAHTLNNTVVAPPRMLIAFLENNLQADGTVKIPEALQPYMGGMKALVPKK; encoded by the coding sequence ATGTTAGATTTAAAGTTTGTAAGAGAAAATCCTGAAATTGTAAAGGAAAATATTAAGAATAAATTCCAGGACAGCAAGCTGCCGTTAGTTGACGAAGTCGTTGAACTTGATGAGAAGAACCGTGCGGCAAAGCAGGAAGGGGATGCCTTACGGGCTGAACGCAACAAACTTTCCAAACAGATCGGTGCCTTAATGGGACAGGGAAAGAAGGAAGAAGCGGAGGAAATGAAGAAGAAAGTGACTGACGCTTCCGAACATCTGGCCAAGTTGGAAGAAACAGAACATGAACTGGAAGAAAGAATCAAAAAGATCATGATGACCATTCCAAATATCATTGATCCCAGCGTACCTATCGGTAAGGATGACAGCGAGAACGTAGAGGTAGAGCGTTACGGTGAGCCTGTTGTGCCTGAGTTTGATATTCCGTACCATACGGAAATTATGGAAAGCTTTGACGGCATTGACCTTGACAGTGCAAGAAAGGTAGCAGGCAACGGCTTTTATTATCTAATGGGCGATATTGCAAGGCTTCATTCTTCCGTGATTTCCTATGCAAGAGATTTTATGATAAACAGGGGATTTACCTACTGTATTCCGCCATTCATGATCCGCAGTGAAGTGGTGACCGGCGTTATGAGCTTTGCTGAAATGGATGCCATGATGTATAAGATCGAAGGAGAGGATCTATACCTGATCGGTACCAGCGAGCATTCCATGATCGGAAAATTTATTGATACCATTCTTCCGGAAGGCAAGCTTCCTCAGACTCTGACCAGCTATTCCCCCTGCTTCCGTAAGGAGAAAGGCGCTCATGGCCTGGAGGAACGAGGGGTGTACCGGATCCATCAGTTTGAAAAGCAGGAAATGATCGTTGTCTGCAAGCCGGAAGAGAGCATGGATTGGTATGAAAAGTTATGGCAGAATACCGTTGATTTATTCCGCACTCTGGATATTCCCGTAAGAACCCTGGAATGCTGCTCCGGAGATCTGGCAGATTTAAAGGTGAAATCCGTAGATGTGGAAGCATGGTCTCCAAGACAGAAAAAGTATTTTGAAGTGGGAAGCTGTTCTAACTTAGGCGATGCCCAGGCAAGAAGGCTGAAAATCCGCGTTGCAGGAGACGACGGAAAGAAGTATTTTGCCCACACCTTAAACAATACAGTAGTTGCTCCTCCAAGAATGCTGATCGCTTTCCTGGAAAACAATTTACAGGCAGACGGAACCGTAAAGATTCCGGAAGCTTTACAGCCCTATATGGGCGGCATGAAAGCGCTTGTGCCGAAGAAATAA
- a CDS encoding thiamine diphosphokinase yields MDKNKEITGLVVTGGTMDYGFAGRFLENRRFDKIIAVDGGLAALSKLRLKPDAIVGDFDTVSEDVLAEYKNSPDRITWEIHKPEKDETDTELALNTAIGLGCSRLVLLGATGGRMDHFIGNLHLLYACLKKGVEAAIVDEKNWITVIDKGRTFQAERLWGKYISFLPLSGEVKKITLTGFKYPLYEKDIDLGTSLCISNELTGPEGTIDFESGILICIQSHD; encoded by the coding sequence ATGGACAAGAATAAGGAAATTACCGGCCTGGTGGTTACCGGCGGCACCATGGATTATGGATTTGCCGGAAGATTTTTGGAAAACAGAAGGTTTGATAAAATCATCGCAGTAGACGGAGGGCTGGCGGCCCTTTCTAAACTCCGGTTAAAGCCTGATGCCATTGTTGGAGACTTTGATACGGTGTCAGAAGATGTTCTGGCAGAATACAAAAACAGCCCGGACAGGATCACCTGGGAGATTCATAAACCGGAAAAGGATGAGACCGATACGGAACTGGCTCTTAATACTGCCATAGGTCTTGGCTGCTCCAGGCTGGTTCTGCTGGGGGCCACAGGCGGAAGGATGGACCATTTTATCGGCAATCTCCATCTTCTTTATGCCTGCCTGAAAAAAGGTGTGGAAGCCGCCATTGTTGATGAAAAAAACTGGATCACAGTGATTGATAAGGGAAGGACCTTTCAGGCTGAAAGATTATGGGGGAAATACATTTCTTTCCTCCCCTTGAGCGGAGAGGTGAAAAAGATCACACTGACCGGATTCAAATATCCTCTTTATGAAAAGGACATTGACTTAGGAACCAGTTTATGCATCAGCAATGAACTGACCGGTCCGGAAGGCACCATTGACTTTGAATCCGGGATCCTGATTTGTATCCAGTCCCACGATTAA
- the ffh gene encoding signal recognition particle protein has translation MAFESLSDKLQNVFKSLRGKGRLSEADVKAALKEVKMALLEADVSFKVVKQFISAVQERAIGQDVQNSLTPGQMVIKIVNEELIKLMGSETTEIQLKPASDMTIILMAGLQGAGKTTTTAKIAGKLKAKGRKPLLVACDVYRPAAIKQLQINGEKQGVPVFSMGENHKPADIAKAAVAYAAKNDQNVIILDTAGRLHIDEDMMNELIEIKETVEVHQTILVVDAMTGQDAVNVAGMFNDKIGIDGVIITKLDGDTRGGAALSIRAVTGKPVLYVGMGEKLSDLEQFYPDRMASRILGMGDILSLIEKAELQVDEEKAKELSQKLRKAEFDYNDFLDQMNQIKKMGGMASILGMMPGMGQMKDMDFDEKAMDRVEAIILSMTSKERLNPELMKNASRKQRVAKGAGVDISEVNRIVKQFDQMKKMMKQLPGMMGGGKRHGGLLGKLKLPF, from the coding sequence ATGGCTTTTGAGAGCTTATCCGATAAATTACAGAATGTATTTAAGAGCTTACGTGGCAAAGGACGCTTGTCTGAAGCCGATGTAAAAGCAGCCCTTAAAGAAGTGAAGATGGCTTTACTGGAAGCCGACGTAAGCTTTAAGGTTGTTAAACAGTTTATAAGTGCTGTACAGGAGCGGGCCATTGGACAGGATGTCCAGAACAGCCTGACTCCCGGACAGATGGTAATAAAGATCGTAAATGAAGAGCTGATAAAGCTGATGGGTTCTGAGACTACTGAGATTCAGTTAAAGCCTGCCAGCGATATGACCATCATCCTGATGGCCGGCCTTCAGGGTGCCGGTAAAACCACCACCACTGCCAAGATTGCCGGAAAACTTAAGGCAAAGGGCAGAAAGCCTCTTCTCGTTGCCTGTGACGTTTACCGTCCGGCTGCCATCAAGCAGCTGCAGATCAACGGTGAAAAGCAGGGGGTTCCCGTGTTCTCCATGGGAGAAAACCATAAACCGGCAGATATTGCAAAGGCCGCTGTGGCTTATGCGGCAAAAAATGACCAGAATGTAATCATTCTGGATACGGCAGGCCGTCTTCATATTGATGAAGACATGATGAACGAGCTGATTGAAATCAAAGAGACGGTGGAGGTTCATCAGACCATTCTGGTTGTAGATGCCATGACAGGCCAGGATGCGGTCAATGTGGCAGGAATGTTTAATGATAAGATCGGCATTGACGGCGTTATTATTACCAAGCTGGACGGCGATACAAGAGGCGGTGCGGCACTTTCCATCCGTGCAGTGACCGGAAAGCCGGTCCTTTATGTGGGCATGGGGGAAAAGCTTTCGGATTTAGAACAGTTTTATCCGGACCGTATGGCTTCCAGAATCCTTGGTATGGGAGACATTCTTTCACTTATTGAAAAAGCGGAACTTCAGGTTGACGAAGAAAAAGCAAAGGAATTATCCCAAAAGCTTCGCAAGGCAGAATTTGATTACAACGATTTCTTAGACCAGATGAACCAGATAAAGAAAATGGGCGGCATGGCAAGTATCCTTGGCATGATGCCAGGCATGGGACAGATGAAGGACATGGATTTTGATGAAAAAGCCATGGATCGGGTGGAAGCTATTATTCTTTCCATGACCAGCAAAGAACGGTTGAATCCGGAGCTTATGAAGAACGCTTCCAGAAAACAGCGTGTTGCAAAAGGTGCCGGCGTGGACATCAGCGAGGTAAACCGCATTGTAAAGCAGTTTGACCAGATGAAAAAAATGATGAAGCAGCTTCCCGGCATGATGGGCGGCGGAAAACGTCACGGCGGATTATTGGGCAAACTGAAATTACCGTTTTAA
- a CDS encoding alpha/beta fold hydrolase — MYIDVNGIKLFYEVSGSGPAIVLVHGNGEDHRIFDETAELLRKDYTVYALDSRDHGKSSRVKTLGYDEMAEDVAEFVKIMNLKRPYFCGFSDGGIIGILAAVRYPELFSKLVLCGANAYPQGLKWYWLKLFTVMETLNHDPKLLMMLKEPRITGKDLETICVPVLLLAGERDMVRESHTNYLASKIKGSCLRILPGEDHGSYIIHSRKLYYFMKKFLEKPLQREKNDLNKARV; from the coding sequence GTGTATATTGATGTAAATGGAATCAAATTGTTTTATGAAGTGTCAGGCTCCGGTCCGGCCATTGTCCTTGTTCATGGAAACGGGGAGGATCACAGGATCTTTGATGAAACAGCGGAGCTTTTACGCAAAGATTATACCGTTTACGCCCTGGATTCCAGGGATCATGGAAAAAGTTCCCGGGTAAAGACTCTGGGCTATGATGAGATGGCTGAGGATGTGGCGGAATTTGTCAAAATAATGAACCTTAAAAGGCCTTATTTCTGCGGCTTCAGCGACGGCGGGATCATCGGGATCCTTGCTGCCGTCCGATACCCGGAGCTCTTTTCAAAGCTGGTGCTCTGCGGCGCGAATGCTTATCCCCAGGGCTTAAAATGGTACTGGCTCAAATTATTTACTGTCATGGAAACTTTAAATCATGATCCAAAGCTTCTGATGATGCTGAAAGAACCCAGGATCACAGGAAAAGACCTGGAGACCATCTGCGTTCCGGTACTTCTGCTGGCAGGAGAAAGAGATATGGTCCGTGAATCACATACCAATTACCTTGCCTCAAAGATAAAAGGCAGCTGTCTCCGGATCCTTCCGGGAGAGGATCATGGCAGCTACATCATCCATAGCAGGAAACTTTATTATTTCATGAAAAAGTTTCTTGAAAAACCTCTTCAAAGAGAAAAAAATGATTTAAATAAAGCAAGGGTGTAA
- a CDS encoding pyridoxamine kinase, whose translation MTPEKHQKKIAVINDLSGYGRCSLTVALPILSALKVQCCPVPTSILSNHTGFPTYFFDDYTKKMPLYVEQWKKLDLSFDGIYSGFLGSEEQIGIVVDMIRDFSTPDTKVIVDPIMGDHGKAYQTYTERMCSRMRELVGFGDIVTPNLTEACILTGREYRSSGWKRRELLSMAAEIWDMGPDSVVITGIREGGYVTNVVAEKGREPHFLRSLHVGSERPGTGDVFSSILAAETVKGIPLTEAVKKAARFVKASILKSDELHVPVKNGVCFEEILSLLIGR comes from the coding sequence ATGACACCAGAAAAACATCAGAAAAAAATTGCTGTCATCAATGATTTATCGGGATATGGCCGCTGTTCTTTAACAGTGGCCCTCCCCATTCTTTCAGCATTAAAGGTCCAGTGCTGTCCTGTCCCCACTTCCATTTTATCCAACCATACCGGATTTCCCACTTACTTTTTTGATGACTATACAAAGAAAATGCCTTTGTATGTGGAACAGTGGAAAAAACTGGACCTATCCTTTGACGGGATTTACAGCGGATTCTTAGGCTCTGAGGAACAGATCGGTATTGTGGTTGACATGATCAGGGATTTCAGCACACCGGATACAAAGGTTATCGTGGACCCCATTATGGGAGATCACGGAAAGGCCTACCAGACCTATACGGAACGGATGTGCAGCCGCATGAGGGAACTGGTGGGATTTGGAGACATTGTTACACCGAATCTGACGGAAGCCTGCATCCTCACCGGAAGAGAATACCGGAGTTCGGGCTGGAAGCGCCGGGAGCTTCTTTCCATGGCGGCTGAGATATGGGATATGGGACCGGATTCCGTGGTGATCACAGGCATAAGGGAGGGTGGCTACGTGACCAACGTGGTGGCGGAAAAGGGCCGGGAGCCGCATTTCCTGCGTTCTCTTCATGTGGGAAGCGAACGGCCGGGGACGGGTGATGTGTTTTCCAGTATCCTGGCTGCTGAGACCGTAAAAGGCATTCCATTGACAGAAGCAGTGAAAAAAGCGGCCCGTTTTGTAAAGGCCAGCATTTTGAAATCCGATGAGCTTCATGTTCCGGTGAAAAACGGAGTGTGCTTTGAAGAAATCCTTTCTTTGCTCATTGGGAGATGA